A single region of the Silene latifolia isolate original U9 population chromosome 8, ASM4854445v1, whole genome shotgun sequence genome encodes:
- the LOC141596525 gene encoding E3 ubiquitin-protein ligase BRE1-like 1 has translation MANEADRKRRHVSSISPTAAVAMAKKQGFCPLSEDKKLDAAVLQFQNQKLSQKLEAQKLEISALETKLSQRRDKQQRYDRVLTTVDNRWEKIVDDLEPQSTHIKGLVSREEKADHSANSSDDMFLQRLMETSTAESCLASGSLDQMMEEGHKACEKSRSIMHNAVSAVDDVWLMKHGFDAAESSSLPRDDCRQEEFSDLLTEIENMQSTVRDHLVKQTSLEKELKKHQEIDLKNKAELKHLRGELESTTLELEDCNQKLGALKAEKDATKGAFFPVLNLGNKHPGNDRAADNQKDLLEMESKLKESMAHSSSRLQELELLHKERAEILKKLSSLQGTLKNLTSISSAKAFKLVKEELEKSKSDFIHCQALYEKLQVEKDKVLWKERDAVVRNDLGDAFRRTLTTAGSRIHELEADIRRLKDQRKRIEAMLQEASREPGRKEIISNFREFVSSFPEDMSSMQSNLRKYKDTASDVHSLRAELQSFLNIHGRKAKELVTLSSRSVDQDAEMRSLQAVVADLKETDSELKLFAEMFRRESVLPRNLSEARDKEYQAWARVHSLKFSLDEHNMESRVKTAIEAEALSQRRLAAAEAEIADLREKYESSKRNKSKLSTDLKCKQDENAAYLSEIETIGQAYDDMQNQNQQLLKQITERDDYNIKLGLEGLQGKQTHDSLLEEKHVLEKKIQQANVSQNLFEVKAGRIEDQVKSSADQIHRLAEDRCRNTIALENIRRRTLEARKSSQQARESLDLLQLQAKNSRVNFSGFQIELERERFEKKRLEEELEAVKRKAEHLKAQKEGSVVGKLEIELQEYKEILKCSICLDRPKEVVITKCYHLLCNPCVQKVLKTRHRKCPVCAASFGPNDVKPVYI, from the exons ATGGCGAATGAGGCAGACCGGAAGCGGCGACATGTGAGCTCTATATCGCCTACCGCAGCTGTTGCTATGGCGAAAAAGCAGGGTTTTTGTCCTTTATCTGAGGACAAAAAG CTTGACGCTGCTGTACTCCAGTTCCAAAATCAGAAGCTATCTCAAAAGCTAGAAGCCCAGAAGTTGGAAATTTCCGCCCTAGAAACTAAGCTGTCTCAAAGGAGGGACAAACAACAGCGATATGATAGAGTTCTGACCACCGTTGATAATCGCTGGGAAAAG ATTGTTGACGACTTGGAACCTCAATCCACTCACATCAAAGGGCTGGTCAGCAGAGAAGAAAAGGCTGATCATTCTGCAAATAGTAGCG ATGATATGTTCTTACAGCGTCTCATGGAAACAAGTACAGCTGAAAGCTGCCTAGCTAGTGGCTCTCTCGATCAAATGATGGAGGAGGGACATAAAGCTTGCGAGAAATCTAGGAGTATTATGCATAATGCAGTATCAGCTGTTGATGACGTGTGGCTTATGAAACATGGATTTGACGCTGCTGAGTCGTCGTCTCTCCCAAGAGATG ATTGCAGACAGGAGGAATTCAGTGATTTGCTTACAGAAATTGAAAACATGCAGTCAACAGTTAGAGATCATCTTGTGAAACAGACGTCATTAGAAAAGGAGTTGAAAAAGCATCAGGAGATTGACTTAAAGAACAAAGCTGAGCTGAAACATTTGCGAG GGGAACTTGAGAGTACCACCCTGGAGCTTGAAGATTGTAACCAAAAACTGGGAGCTTTGAAAGCAGAGAAAGATGCAACTAAGGGGGCATTTTTCCCTGTGTTGAATTTGGGAAATAAGCATCCCGGTAATGATAGGGCAGCAGACAATCAGAAGGATTTGCTAGAAATGGAATCAAAATTGAAGGAATCAATG GCTCATTCCTCTTCTCGTCTACAAGAACTTGAGCTTCTCCACAAGGAAAGAGCAGAAATTCTTAAAAAACTCTCAAGTTTGCAG GGTACTTTGAAAAATTTAACCTCTATATCTTCTGCCAAAGCTTTTAAGTTGGTGAAAGAAGAACTTGAGAAGTCTAAATCAGACTTCATCCACTGTCAGGCCTTATATGAAAAACTTCAG GTTGAGAAAGATAAAGTATTGTGGAAAGAAAGAGACGCTGTAGTTAGGAATGATTTGGGTGATGCTTTTCGAAGAACGTTGACCACTGCTGGTTCCAGAATACATGAGCTTGAGGCAGACATAAGGAGGCTTAAAGATCAGAGGAAAAGGATAGAGGCCATGCTGCAAGAAGCTTCTAGAGAACCTG GAAGAAAAGAAATTATTTCAAACTTCAGAGAGTTTGTTTCTTCTTTCCCGGAGGATATGAGCTCCATGCAAAGTAATCTACGGAAGTACAAGGACACAGCTTCTGATGTCCATTCTTTGCGTGCTGAATTGCAATCCTTCTTAAACATTCACGGCAGGAAG GCGAAGGAGTTGGTGACATTATCTAGTAGATCTGTCGATCAAGATGCTGAAATGCGGAGCCTGCAGGCCGTG GTTGCAGATTTGAAAGAGACTGATTCGGAATTAAAACTGTTTGCGGAGATGTTTAGACGTGAATCTGTCCTTCCAAG GAATCTCTCAGAGGCAAGGGATAAGGAGTATCAGGCATGGGCACGGGTGCATAGCTTGAAGTTCTCTCTTGATGAACACAATATGGAATCACGTGTTAAGACTGCTATTGAAGCGGAGGCACTATCCCAAAGACGCTTAGCTGCTGCAGAAGCTGAAATTGCGGACTTGAGAGAGAAATATGAATCTAGTAAACG GAATAAGTCAAAGCTATCTACTGATTTGAAATGTAAGCAGGACGAGAATGCAGCCTATTTGTCTGAGATTGAG ACTATTGGACAGGCTTATGATGACATGCAAAATCAAAACCAGCAGTTACTGAAGCAAATTACCGAGAGAGACGACTATAATATCAAG CTTGGTTTGGAAGGGCTGCAGGGCAAGCAGACGCATGATTCGCTGTTGGAAGAAAAACATGTTCTGGAGAAGAAGATACAACAGGCAAATGTCTCTCAGAATTTGTTTGAGGTGAAAGCAGGCAGAATAGAGGATCAG GTGAAAAGCTCTGCTGACCAGATCCATAGGCTTGCAGAAGATAGGTGCCGAAATACTATTGCTTTAGAGAATATCCGAAGGAGGACGCTTGAAGCAAGGAAGTCCTCTCAACAAGCTAGAGAATCTCTTGATTTGCTGCAACTTCAGGCGAAGAATAGTCGAGTGAACTTTTCTGGGTTTCAAATAGAACTAGAGAGAGAAAG GTTTGAGAAGAAAAGACTAGAAGAGGAATTGGAAGCTGTAAAGAGAAAAGCTGAGCATCTTAAAGCGCAAAAAGAAGGTTCAGTTGTGGGAAAACTTGAGATCGAGCTCCAAGAATACAAGGAAATACTTAAGTGTAGTATTTGCCTCGACAGGCCTAAAGAG GTTGTCATCACAAAATGCTACCATCTATTGTGCAATCCTTGTGTTCAGAAAGTACTAAAGACCCGTCATCGAAAGTGCCCCGTGTGTGCTGCAAGCTTCGGCCCTAATGATGTCAAGCCGGTTTACATTTGA